Proteins from one Streptomyces roseifaciens genomic window:
- a CDS encoding GTP cyclohydrolase II yields MVTFTGLGDGLEHVAVQFGPIADVPLVRLHSECLTGDVFGSARCDCGPQLTESMQLLAASGGVLLYLRQEGRGIGLYNKLDAYRLQDQGLDTFAANRELNFSDDLRDYRSAAQMLQALGVTRIRLHTNNPDKAEQLASYGIEVVEQVRTGIFRNENNDHYLRAKAEYGGHSIELVEGTA; encoded by the coding sequence ATGGTGACGTTCACCGGGCTCGGCGACGGGCTGGAGCACGTGGCGGTGCAGTTCGGACCGATCGCGGACGTCCCGCTGGTCCGGCTGCACTCCGAGTGCCTGACCGGCGACGTCTTCGGCTCCGCGCGGTGCGACTGCGGCCCTCAGCTGACCGAGTCGATGCAGCTGCTCGCCGCCTCCGGCGGCGTCCTGCTCTACCTGCGCCAGGAGGGCCGGGGCATCGGGCTGTACAACAAGCTCGACGCCTACCGCCTGCAGGACCAGGGCCTGGACACGTTCGCCGCCAACCGCGAGCTGAACTTCTCGGACGACCTGCGGGACTACCGCTCGGCCGCCCAGATGCTGCAGGCTCTCGGGGTGACGCGGATCAGGCTGCACACCAACAACCCCGACAAGGCCGAGCAGCTCGCCTCGTACGGGATCGAGGTCGTCGAACAGGTCCGTACCGGAATCTTCCGTAACGAGAACAACGACCACTACCTGCGCGCCAAGGCCGAGTACGGCGGCCACTCGATCGAACTCGTGGAAGGAACAGCGTGA
- the ribD gene encoding bifunctional diaminohydroxyphosphoribosylaminopyrimidine deaminase/5-amino-6-(5-phosphoribosylamino)uracil reductase RibD has translation MRRALALAVTALGRTSPNPVVGCVLLDADGTTVAEGYHRGAGHMHAEVEALAAAGHRARGATAVVTLEPCAHQGRTGPCADALLAAGVTRVVYAVPDPVPGHAGGAERLRAAGVEVVGGVLREEAERANELWLTATRLGRPCVTWKFGGSLDGRSAAPDGTSRWITGHEARADAHTLRATHDAVLVGSGTLRADDPHLGLRHGVEGKPPLRVVLDRTGGIRPDARVLDDAAPTLVVVGESAAPPVLPHGHAVLTLPEPGGRLDLTALVKALYERGLRSVLLEGGARLAAEFAAQGLLDRVVAYVAPVLIGGEGRAVLDGFGAGTLSEALRLRLDEVTRLGDDVRMVLRARPLPGGPEPEEVS, from the coding sequence ATGCGGCGGGCGCTCGCGCTCGCCGTCACCGCGCTGGGCCGCACCAGCCCCAACCCCGTCGTCGGCTGCGTCCTGCTGGACGCGGACGGCACCACCGTGGCGGAGGGCTACCACCGCGGCGCCGGCCACATGCACGCCGAGGTCGAGGCTCTGGCCGCGGCCGGGCACCGGGCGCGGGGAGCAACGGCCGTGGTCACCCTGGAGCCCTGCGCGCACCAGGGCCGTACGGGGCCCTGCGCGGACGCGCTGCTCGCGGCCGGGGTCACCCGCGTGGTGTACGCGGTGCCGGATCCCGTCCCCGGCCACGCGGGCGGCGCCGAGCGGCTGCGCGCCGCCGGGGTCGAGGTCGTCGGCGGCGTCCTGCGCGAGGAGGCGGAGCGGGCCAACGAGCTGTGGCTGACCGCCACCCGGCTCGGCCGGCCGTGCGTGACCTGGAAGTTCGGCGGGAGCCTGGACGGCCGCTCGGCGGCGCCCGACGGCACCTCGCGCTGGATCACCGGCCACGAGGCCCGCGCCGACGCGCACACGCTGCGGGCCACGCACGACGCGGTGCTCGTCGGCTCGGGGACGCTGCGGGCGGACGACCCGCACCTCGGGCTGCGGCACGGCGTGGAGGGCAAGCCGCCGCTGCGCGTGGTGCTGGACCGCACCGGCGGCATCCGCCCGGACGCGCGCGTCCTGGACGACGCGGCGCCCACCCTCGTGGTCGTCGGCGAGTCGGCGGCCCCGCCCGTACTCCCCCACGGCCACGCGGTGCTGACCCTCCCCGAGCCCGGCGGGCGGCTGGACCTCACGGCGCTCGTGAAGGCGCTGTACGAGCGGGGGCTGCGCTCCGTGCTGCTGGAGGGCGGCGCCCGGCTGGCCGCGGAGTTCGCGGCGCAGGGCCTGCTCGACCGCGTCGTGGCGTACGTCGCCCCGGTGCTGATCGGCGGTGAGGGGCGCGCGGTGCTCGACGGGTTCGGCGCGGGCACCCTGAGCGAGGCGCTGCGCCTGCGGCTGGACGAGGTGACCCGGCTCGGCGACGACGTCCGGATGGTGCTGCGCGCCCGCCCCCTCCCCGGCGGCCCGGAGCCGGAGGAGGTGTCGTGA
- a CDS encoding SAM-dependent methyltransferase, producing the protein MGASHSIADRYTVERTEAAPLDEALYAVVLHSDFRDHYAGGRDVWTGEEAMRQAPRLLMDALRTRTGAGTPAHVLDIGAGRGRDAGLLLAAGHRVTGIDLVASPEWETLIRRHPGRARFLATAALDLPGTAQYDAVLDNGCFHHQHPGTYGPYLRRVRELLRPGGLLTLSVFHAADGRGGLYANEGSRLYREFTEAELTALAACHGFALVTTRQVPRAVGDLTYLVSTFRRAGAGVRPTGSPLRPSTGDQS; encoded by the coding sequence ATGGGCGCAAGCCACTCCATAGCCGACCGGTATACGGTCGAACGCACCGAAGCCGCGCCGCTCGACGAGGCCCTCTACGCCGTCGTCCTGCACAGCGACTTCCGCGACCACTACGCCGGCGGCCGCGACGTCTGGACCGGTGAGGAGGCGATGCGGCAGGCGCCGCGCCTGCTCATGGACGCCCTCCGCACCCGGACCGGCGCCGGCACCCCCGCCCACGTGCTCGACATCGGCGCCGGCCGCGGCCGCGACGCCGGACTCCTGCTCGCCGCCGGACACCGGGTCACCGGCATCGACCTCGTCGCCTCCCCCGAGTGGGAGACCCTCATCCGCCGCCACCCGGGCCGCGCCCGCTTCCTCGCCACCGCCGCCCTCGACCTGCCGGGCACCGCGCAGTACGACGCGGTCCTGGACAACGGGTGCTTCCACCACCAGCACCCCGGCACGTACGGCCCGTACCTGCGCCGCGTCCGCGAACTGCTGCGCCCCGGCGGCCTCCTCACGCTCTCCGTCTTCCACGCGGCGGACGGCAGGGGCGGCCTCTACGCCAACGAGGGCAGCCGCCTCTACCGCGAGTTCACCGAGGCCGAGCTGACCGCGCTGGCCGCCTGCCACGGGTTCGCCCTCGTGACGACCCGCCAGGTGCCCCGCGCCGTCGGGGACCTCACCTATCTGGTGAGCACGTTCCGCCGCGCCGGAGCCGGCGTGCGGCCGACCGGAAGCCCCCTCCGACCGTCCACGGGAGACCAGTCATGA
- a CDS encoding flavodoxin family protein: MTPRVAVVYHSRRGTMRSLAEAAAAGAQAYGARVRLLRVADDRAGPAWPDEEAGPEDVLWADGLVLASPTYFGNVSAPFKRFLDGTTKLWWDGLLTDRVVTGMTASTCLHGGREATLLTLYQSAHHWGAWTLGAGPDRPGDPADPADPSCDGVGGNPYGLAVTALRDGSVAEHDRAAARELGLRLAGVAARARSGGRPAQDAAVRSRVTVVHCAEDETVRLLAQECAAGAREVGAEVRLRRLAGPGVRRESGLPGRAGGAPAAAAADPADVAWADSVVLGAPVRAGAVSAPLLGFLQSLEPPAGPGPLAGKPASGFVSTARPHAGSESALLSLHHVLHHCGAVVVPPGYTDPVVFEAGGNPYGTSHARSAGVLPTVQALAAARHQGRRAALAGDRLRRRPAPDAGLLDTPLEKELT, from the coding sequence GTGACCCCGCGGGTCGCGGTCGTCTACCACAGCCGGCGCGGCACCATGCGGTCGCTGGCCGAGGCCGCGGCCGCCGGGGCGCAGGCCTACGGCGCCCGGGTGCGGCTGCTGCGCGTCGCCGACGACAGGGCCGGCCCCGCGTGGCCGGACGAGGAGGCCGGGCCGGAGGACGTGCTGTGGGCCGACGGCCTGGTGCTGGCCTCCCCCACGTACTTCGGCAACGTCTCCGCACCGTTCAAGCGGTTCCTGGACGGCACGACGAAGCTGTGGTGGGACGGGCTGCTGACCGACCGGGTGGTGACGGGGATGACGGCCTCGACCTGCCTGCACGGCGGCCGCGAGGCCACCTTGCTGACGCTGTACCAGTCGGCCCACCACTGGGGGGCCTGGACCCTCGGCGCCGGGCCGGACCGGCCCGGCGATCCCGCAGATCCGGCCGATCCGTCCTGTGACGGCGTGGGCGGCAATCCGTACGGGCTGGCGGTCACCGCCCTCCGCGACGGCAGCGTCGCGGAGCACGACCGGGCCGCGGCCCGGGAGCTGGGCCTCCGCCTGGCCGGCGTGGCCGCCCGGGCGCGGTCCGGCGGCCGTCCCGCCCAGGACGCCGCGGTCCGCAGCCGGGTGACGGTCGTCCACTGCGCCGAGGACGAGACGGTCCGGCTGCTGGCGCAGGAGTGCGCGGCCGGGGCCCGGGAGGTCGGTGCCGAGGTGCGGCTGCGCCGGCTGGCGGGGCCGGGCGTGCGGCGGGAGTCGGGGCTGCCCGGCCGTGCGGGCGGCGCCCCGGCGGCGGCCGCCGCCGACCCGGCCGACGTGGCGTGGGCGGACTCGGTGGTCCTCGGCGCCCCGGTGCGGGCCGGCGCGGTCTCCGCGCCGCTGCTGGGCTTCCTGCAGTCACTGGAGCCCCCGGCCGGGCCGGGGCCGCTCGCGGGCAAGCCCGCCAGCGGGTTCGTCTCCACCGCCCGCCCGCACGCGGGCAGCGAGTCGGCGCTCCTCTCCCTCCACCACGTGCTGCACCACTGCGGTGCGGTCGTGGTGCCGCCGGGCTACACCGATCCCGTGGTGTTCGAGGCCGGCGGCAATCCGTACGGCACGTCGCACGCCCGGTCGGCGGGGGTCCTGCCGACCGTCCAGGCGCTGGCGGCCGCCCGGCACCAGGGCAGGCGCGCGGCCCTGGCGGGCGACCGGCTGCGCCGCCGGCCCGCCCCTGACGCCGGCCTCCTCGACACCCCCCTGGAGAAGGAACTCACATGA
- a CDS encoding formylglycine-generating enzyme family protein, translating to MTSSTPPVVLANPNTLTDRAAMGLPDAFVSRGPQYLLAGHRDLLATEPDALVAIAQDPAEPFARRHAAGTVLGLVGDPRIRPEDPPMADVPAARVSLGLEPGEVGEVTARWRHAGVEEEWIAKEAPVHEADLAAFRIALYPVTNAEFRLFLEDTGRTELPTTWRFGVYPGQLANHPVWTVTPEAADAYAAWLAARTGRAFRLPTEAEWEYAASGGDGRDFPWGDDFRPGAANTVEEGPLATTPIGIFPAGRSPFGVHDLAGNIEEYVADDYAAYPGGEEIADDLALTQGAYRIARGGSFTRFGDLARVRRRHGWYKRDIYAMGFRLAETP from the coding sequence ATGACCAGCAGTACGCCGCCGGTCGTCCTCGCCAACCCCAACACCCTGACCGACCGGGCCGCGATGGGCCTGCCCGACGCCTTCGTGTCGCGCGGCCCGCAGTACCTCCTGGCCGGCCACCGCGACCTGCTCGCCACGGAGCCGGACGCCCTCGTCGCGATCGCGCAGGACCCCGCCGAGCCGTTCGCCCGCCGCCACGCCGCCGGCACCGTCCTCGGCCTCGTCGGCGATCCGCGGATCCGCCCCGAGGACCCACCGATGGCCGACGTGCCCGCCGCCCGGGTCAGCCTCGGCCTGGAGCCCGGCGAGGTCGGCGAGGTCACCGCCCGCTGGCGCCACGCCGGGGTCGAGGAGGAGTGGATCGCCAAGGAGGCCCCCGTCCACGAGGCGGACCTCGCGGCCTTCCGCATCGCCCTGTACCCCGTCACCAACGCCGAGTTCCGCCTGTTCCTGGAGGACACCGGCCGCACCGAGCTGCCGACCACCTGGCGCTTCGGCGTCTACCCCGGCCAGCTCGCCAACCACCCCGTGTGGACGGTGACCCCCGAGGCCGCCGACGCCTACGCGGCCTGGCTCGCGGCCCGCACCGGGCGCGCCTTCCGGCTGCCGACCGAGGCCGAGTGGGAGTACGCCGCCTCCGGCGGGGACGGCCGCGACTTCCCCTGGGGCGACGACTTCCGGCCCGGGGCCGCCAACACCGTCGAGGAGGGCCCCCTGGCGACCACGCCGATCGGCATCTTCCCCGCAGGGCGCTCGCCGTTCGGCGTGCACGACCTCGCGGGCAACATCGAGGAGTACGTGGCCGACGACTACGCCGCCTACCCCGGCGGGGAGGAGATCGCCGACGACCTCGCCCTCACCCAGGGCGCCTACCGGATCGCCCGCGGCGGCAGCTTCACCCGCTTCGGTGACCTCGCCCGCGTCCGGCGCCGGCACGGCTGGTACAAGCGCGACATCTACGCCATGGGCTTCCGCCTCGCGGAGACGCCGTGA
- a CDS encoding class I SAM-dependent methyltransferase: protein MTVQQYDDIGEAYEGFKSLPMARYPESDSFLRMLGDLSGKSVLDLACGTGFYSRQAKLLGAAEVLGVDVSDTMVAAAWSIEKRNPLGVRYLVGDGADLPLFDRHFDVATAVYLLNYADDAATMEWMCRGVHRSLRPGGEFFVLTQAPDFRFDGPPTEKYGFRYEPVGEGEVGPRVRITALLDSPVEFVTNYPRREVCEGALWAAGFRDVTWVPLEVPEDGISMYGAEFWEGFLANPPLAMLRCTAG, encoded by the coding sequence ATGACCGTGCAGCAGTACGACGACATCGGTGAGGCGTACGAGGGCTTCAAGTCGCTGCCCATGGCCCGCTACCCGGAGTCGGACAGCTTCCTGCGGATGCTCGGGGACCTGAGCGGCAAGTCGGTCCTGGACCTGGCGTGCGGGACGGGCTTCTACAGCCGGCAGGCGAAGCTGCTCGGCGCCGCGGAGGTCCTCGGCGTCGACGTCTCCGACACGATGGTGGCCGCCGCCTGGTCCATCGAGAAGCGCAACCCCCTGGGGGTGCGCTACCTGGTGGGCGACGGCGCCGACCTGCCCCTGTTCGACCGGCACTTCGACGTGGCGACGGCCGTCTACCTCCTCAACTACGCCGACGACGCGGCCACGATGGAGTGGATGTGCCGGGGCGTGCACCGCAGCCTGCGGCCGGGCGGGGAGTTCTTCGTCCTCACCCAGGCGCCGGATTTCCGCTTCGACGGGCCGCCCACGGAGAAGTACGGCTTCCGTTACGAGCCGGTGGGCGAGGGCGAGGTGGGGCCGCGGGTACGGATCACGGCGCTCCTCGACTCCCCCGTCGAGTTCGTGACCAACTACCCGCGGCGCGAGGTGTGCGAGGGCGCGCTGTGGGCGGCCGGCTTCCGGGACGTCACGTGGGTGCCGCTGGAGGTGCCCGAGGACGGCATCAGCATGTACGGCGCGGAGTTCTGGGAGGGCTTCCTCGCCAACCCGCCGCTGGCGATGCTGCGCTGCACGGCCGGCTGA
- a CDS encoding DUF6233 domain-containing protein — translation MEQLFSDDELALITAAAQESGMDPRDWVRAVVLQLLTDDEYMEEEPTASGGHHAGDGRPPYRADMEHAVWPVTTHRGSGRNMHELHHAGCWVPKGGERTMSTAQAREELLTRNAHPCEACQPERFLTPLV, via the coding sequence ATGGAGCAGCTCTTCAGCGACGACGAACTCGCCCTCATCACGGCGGCCGCGCAGGAGTCGGGGATGGACCCGCGCGACTGGGTCCGCGCCGTGGTCCTGCAACTCCTCACCGACGACGAGTACATGGAGGAGGAACCGACCGCCTCCGGCGGCCACCACGCGGGGGACGGCCGCCCGCCGTACCGGGCCGACATGGAGCACGCCGTGTGGCCGGTCACCACCCACCGGGGGTCCGGCCGGAACATGCACGAGCTGCATCACGCCGGATGCTGGGTACCGAAGGGGGGCGAGAGGACCATGTCCACCGCGCAGGCCCGCGAAGAGCTCCTCACGCGCAACGCCCACCCCTGCGAGGCCTGCCAGCCGGAACGGTTCCTTACCCCGCTGGTCTAG
- a CDS encoding WD40 repeat domain-containing protein: MIQHRGPISGIAAWQDAYVATAGYDNQVICWDQRTGTAIARSFHDHLANQCSFSPDGRHLVTSSSDYTARLWTVPDLRLVAVLADQEDDVEMSVFHPSKELIATASRDHRVRVYDFTGKLVARFTGHTADVISVEWARDSDELISSSDDGTIKRWSLETGGLIADLDMDGIETDTIAISSGGTIFAGNDEGQIIVVGPTERKVLPAHEAGIKRLVLDDARNLLVSLSYDRTMQLWDVASGVPERRDTTALPDDVWPRSCAFAGGSRLVFATFGAGYRGYDYEGKAWDAAEVPPTQGVNAVLPTASGTLTIGDAGIVHRGDSGVVHHEGEVVARTGSLCNFLTPLGGLVLSGGQLGKVFDALTGRELHQHRSPLNCGAAFERDGASYAVVGAYTGEGLLLRLTGAGEAEHVEDLPLHTNAVKGVAVSGDLIFSVAADASATWYRISDLTKVATIEDAHDRIANGCAGLGDGWFASVSRDLKLRIWDPQQRAEVLDTPHTHSIKCVAASGDGRVVASGSYNGRIALYDRTAGEWTAVVRPTTAGISSLTWDAERKAFAASSYDGQVYYTPGI, encoded by the coding sequence GTGATCCAGCACCGGGGACCCATCAGCGGCATCGCGGCCTGGCAGGACGCCTACGTCGCCACCGCCGGCTACGACAACCAGGTCATCTGCTGGGACCAGCGGACCGGAACGGCCATCGCCCGCTCCTTCCACGACCACCTGGCCAACCAGTGCTCGTTCTCGCCGGACGGACGCCACCTGGTGACCTCCTCCAGCGACTACACCGCCCGCCTGTGGACGGTGCCGGACCTGCGCCTGGTCGCGGTCCTCGCCGACCAGGAGGACGACGTGGAGATGTCGGTCTTCCACCCGTCCAAGGAGCTCATAGCCACCGCCTCCCGCGACCACCGGGTACGGGTCTACGACTTCACGGGCAAGCTCGTCGCCCGCTTCACCGGCCACACCGCCGACGTCATCTCGGTGGAGTGGGCCCGCGACAGCGACGAGCTCATCTCCTCCAGCGACGACGGCACCATCAAGCGCTGGTCCCTGGAGACCGGCGGGCTGATCGCCGACCTCGACATGGACGGCATCGAGACCGACACCATCGCCATCTCCTCCGGCGGCACCATCTTCGCGGGCAACGACGAGGGCCAGATCATCGTCGTCGGCCCCACCGAGCGCAAGGTCCTGCCGGCCCACGAGGCGGGCATCAAGCGCCTGGTCCTGGACGACGCCCGCAACCTGCTGGTCAGCCTCAGCTACGACCGCACCATGCAGCTGTGGGACGTCGCCTCGGGCGTCCCCGAGCGGCGCGACACCACCGCCCTGCCGGACGACGTCTGGCCCCGCTCCTGCGCCTTCGCCGGCGGCTCCCGGCTGGTCTTCGCGACCTTCGGCGCCGGCTACCGCGGCTACGACTACGAGGGCAAGGCCTGGGACGCCGCCGAGGTGCCGCCCACCCAGGGCGTCAACGCCGTGCTGCCCACCGCCTCCGGCACGCTGACCATCGGCGACGCGGGCATCGTGCACCGCGGCGACAGCGGCGTCGTGCACCACGAGGGCGAGGTCGTGGCCCGCACCGGCAGCCTGTGCAACTTCCTCACCCCGCTCGGCGGCCTGGTGCTCTCCGGCGGCCAGCTCGGCAAGGTCTTCGACGCCCTGACCGGCCGTGAGCTCCACCAGCACCGCTCCCCGCTCAACTGCGGCGCGGCCTTCGAGCGCGACGGCGCCTCCTACGCGGTCGTCGGCGCCTACACCGGCGAGGGCCTGCTGCTGCGCCTGACCGGCGCCGGCGAGGCCGAGCACGTCGAGGACCTGCCGCTGCACACCAACGCCGTCAAGGGCGTCGCGGTCTCCGGCGACCTCATCTTCTCCGTGGCCGCCGACGCCTCCGCGACCTGGTACCGCATCTCGGACCTCACCAAGGTCGCCACGATCGAGGACGCGCACGACCGGATCGCCAACGGCTGCGCGGGCCTGGGCGACGGCTGGTTCGCCAGCGTCAGCCGCGACCTGAAGCTGCGCATCTGGGACCCGCAGCAGCGCGCCGAGGTGCTCGACACCCCGCACACCCACTCCATCAAGTGCGTCGCCGCCTCCGGCGACGGCCGCGTGGTCGCCTCCGGTTCCTACAACGGCCGCATCGCGCTCTACGACCGCACCGCCGGCGAGTGGACCGCCGTCGTCCGCCCGACCACCGCGGGCATCTCGTCCCTCACCTGGGACGCCGAGCGCAAGGCCTTCGCCGCGTCCTCCTACGACGGCCAGGTGTACTACACGCCCGGCATCTAG